ATCTCCCTTTCACACGTTTCCTAGTGTCAGCTCTTGCTTTACGAGAAGCATATCTTATTTGCTTACCAAACCTGCAGACCCCAAACATGTAAAATCTGTTCGGGAAGCAACAGAGACATGATGAAAATGAACCATAAATGGCATCAAATGAAAACATGGCTTGACTCAGTATAATCATAAAATGGTTTCTGAGCTTTCAGCTAAATATTGTCTCcttcttacttttcttttcttttcttattttctgtGCATGTGGAATGCATGGAAATGTTGGATAATATGGCAAGGCAAAATGAATGAAGAAAAACAGGATTACTTAAAGCAGAAAAGAATCTTTTCAATAATCAGCTGCAAGGAAAGTTATAGAAACTCCCTTGACTATGCTCTACCTTGGCAATTGGCATGAAAAATAgaaagttttcttttcttgggtgaaaattcaaaaaccttagaaaagaaacttgaaaagTGGCAGAAAACAACGAAGATACTTAGGATCCGGTGTGAATATAAATTGCAGATCCTACATGTAGAAAGTTGAACCACATACATTcgtgttttcttcttttcattgtATCTCATCTTAGCTTTATCCCTGGCCTCTGGGCAACCGACTTCCAAGTTCGAATCCCACGGTGATTCACCTGTTAGAAACATTGGAGATAAACCACAATCCTGGTAATCAGTGACACTACTTTCACCAGTGATGTTGGATAGCGGAAGTGATATGTTCGAGTGTACTGGTCCAGTTGGAAAGCCCAGGTTGATACTTCTGTTGCAGCTGGGGTTTACCAGCATGCCATTAGTACTGACGCTTATTGCCTGCACCAAATTAGGTGATGCTGCAACATGTGAGGATTGGAAACCCATGCTCTCTTGTTGTCCTGATGATGATGTCTATAAGAAATTCACAAGGTTAACGGTCAAGGTAAAAAGAATATGCACAATTTCAGTGCTGCATAGTGTTTGATCTACGTAGTGAGATTCATATTAGTGAAGAACCATTTCTTGTGTAGTTGTATTACTGCAAGATGGGGGATGTTAATGACAGCTACCATATGACATTTTCTACAAGAAGAAATAAACCTACAGTGGTTTTAACCCTTAGTGTTTTGTTGTCATGATCGGTAGAGCACGTTACTTTGGTCATGATGCATCCAACAAGACAATAAAGTAGCATCAGTAAAGTATTGATCGCCAAGTTCTATTCTCCTCCTTTTTTAGCTATCAAAAAAGGCTGCATCAAGAAATGAAGCAGACAAATAAGTATGCTTATCTTTAGGTGAAAGATTTTCGGTATATGAATCACATTTGTGATGGTCTGGAAATAGATAAAATTCTGAACAAACTTGTTTCACCAACTAGCTAGGAGCTCTGGGTTATGCTATATATCTTCGAAAATGATACATGTACCGACcagggggagagaaaacgtaccgccggccgccggcgggccatctccggccaacggacagccgatccgagccgtccaaaaattctttaaaaaaaacccgATGGGGCTTTCGTccgaatcaacggcatccgaggtgtgtagggtgcttgatccaagtaCCCATTTtacgtgtatatatgtatacacgtgtatatacatgaaaaaggggtactcggatcaagcatcctacacacctcggatgccgttgattcccgcgcatgccccatcggtttttttttatagaatttttggacggctcggatcggccgtccggtggccggagacggccagCCGGCGGCcatcggtacgttttctctcccccctCAGTCGGTACATATAAAAAACTGAAGTGTAGTATTGACTTCTTAATAAGAATTTATAAACCAACatggtacaagccttttgtgtACTGAAGTTTTGACACTAACAataacagttttggcattatcattttcccCATTTAAACGGATAATAGAGGAAGGAATCAAGGAACCGCTGTCAAATAAAGATGATTGCAGATGTTGCAGAAAGAAGGGAAAACGCAAGAACAAGTTACGAGAAATTATGGATCCGGAAAAAGAACCTCTAGAGCATTTTCGTCATGACCACTAGATTCAGTTAGGGAGGCATTTTTCTCCATCAGTTGGCAGTCTGTTGCTCCATTCTCAAAATTGAAGGCGCTATGGCTTCGAGAAGAATCAAACATCTCATCACAGCTCCCAAAGTTCAATGCAACATCATCTATGTTGAGACCTTCACAGAGATCTTCACCTTCATGAAGTTCAAGATTCCTGTAACTAGAAGGACCCTGGTCCATTCGAAGCCAAACCAAGGCAGAGCTCACATTTTAGAAATCCTATATGGTCTCACAAGCTCAATGTTAATTTTCTACTACAAGGGCCTTAAAACACAGTTCTGTCAATTCCCATTTCATTAGTTCTTGCACcaccccttttggattttgattctTTCCATTTCTTACATGGGATTGAGATCTCCATTTCAATGCATAAAGTTGCAGAAAATCACGAAAAATCAAGGGTATTAATGTAACTATATCGTAAGTTTTAGAATAACTCTCATCTGTTTTTGAATGTGAACTCTAAGGTAATTTATCGATGTTCATCAAACGGAGATCTCCATTCCATCTGTGTAATGGGTACGAGTCGGATCCCCCCCTATCCCATTTACcatgaaaatgacaaaaactgGCACAATATTTAAGAGATATCACCTTACTCAGGTTTGATCCTTCTGGGAAGAGACTTGTTTGATCTTTACTATACTGGGGCAAGAAATTGAGGTTGGGTGTGATCAAAGGACCAATCCAAGGTTCGAATTTGGCACACCGATTTTCTAACTCATTCAACTTGCTTGCCACCAAACCAACCGAATTCTCGTTGCCAACAATGTCATTCATAGGCAGTGCACTAGTCATGGGACCCCAACCTCCACAGACACCGCCACCAACAGAAGACGAAGGCGGCACATCAAGAACAGAAGCCCAAATCCTTGAGAATTCAGCCAGGGAAGGACATCCTGAATAACAACTCAACGTCTGGCGCGAATGTCCCAAGCCAGAACACCCATTTCCATTGCTCCAGTCACAACTCTGGCACAGAGAGATTTTCTCGTCCATGCAGCGCACTATCGCAGGCTGCGAATTGCACTTGTCGCATATGAGCGAACGGGAGTGCCTGCGTGCCAAGTAGTTGGCAGAGTGAACGCAACTGTCGCAGCGCAAGCAAAGCCTGGCTGAATCCGGTTTGCAGTAAACTACTGCCCTCACCACCCCACAAAACTGACATAAAGGCTCCATACTACCTATCCTAATCTTAAATCAAGTTTATTATTCTCCCCGTACTAACAACATAAAGACTCGTGGCGGGGATTCGGGTTTATTTGTTCGGATCCTAAACAACTAATGTAGCCTAATcaaacaaatcaacaaaaacTTTACAAGAACACCCATGAATCGAAAGGacgaaaaaacaaaacttaGTTACAAATGTCCTGGGAAGAAAACACCGAATCCCCGCCGAAGAATTATTAGGAAAACAGGAGAAGGCAGAGAGAAATTAACCCACATCCAGGAACAAAAAATCCATTGATGCAAAACAGTGCAGAGCTGATTGACAGAACTGAATAGAAAACGTGGGAGACGAGGGAAATAACGCTAATGCAAGAGAGAAACACCTAAACACACGTTTTTCTGTTGTGATTGAGACATTGGTGGGGGAGTTTCAGTAGAGGGTGGAGCAGAAGCTATATATTGAGGCAAAGGGTTTTCGCCACGTGGTGACTTGCCGATACAGAATATGTACACTTGAGTGAGAACATCTTCAGTGCTCCTCAGCATGCATGAGCCCTCACTTTTCAGCGTACGTTTGTGTGAGTTTCGTACACTGTGCGACTGACTCAGAACAAAATTGTAGGTGGTAAACGATGCTCTAGAAGCACTGAATAATCTTACGCGATTGATGAGGTGGACGGTTTCCTTCCACATATGCAAAGAGGGTAATTTGTTTTTGAAcgtttccttctctctctccctctttctttgCCTACAAACTATCATCTCTTCCTTATAGGACATGTGGGGCTCTATTATGCCGGTCAGTTGCAGAGTTCTCCTCATCCTTGTAGTATCCTACGTGGATGTggattaccttctttttaaatttcttgatTTTGTCTATTTAAGATACATAGTCAAAAAAACTCTATGAAAGATTGTTAATATGACGGGTTGGGTTCATGGCCTCAAGGACGGACTGACGGGTATCCAGGCGACCGCCCAATCTAACACCCATCCATCCAAATCTATTACAAATATGAATCGTCCAACACAAAATTGGTATTTAACAAATTAAATACCATATTATGTATGGTTGTGAGCTTCCTTGCAAACGACATTTGGATAGATTTGGGCTGCTCAAACGGGCTCCTAAACCATGGATGCATATTTACATTACTCGCACTAAAATCCATTAGGATCAAGTTCAATGCTCTATTCTTAATGTGGATCCGCTCCTTTTGAGCGGGTTTCAAGCGGCCGCTAAAAAGTGTTGCTAGAACATTGTCACGTGGTGCTTCAGTGACATCTTCGCACATTCACATTAGAATCGTATACTTAGACATCTTGGCCTCCACCCCATGTGAATGTGTGGTGGTAATCTGGTAGAAGTTTTCGGAGCACCAAAAGAAAGTGATTTCCCCGTACAATGGATCTATCTACGTGTTTCTAAGGGAAAAGAGCCTCCAAACGTTGTCGAGAGTCAATCTCCAACTGACCCAATACTAATGACTCACTAAATCAAATGCATATTCCTTTCTTATCATCAAAATTATCTACGTGGCATTTAACATTCCAATATCTTATCTTGTTTTCTTCTGACCATGGCTAACGACACGTGTCCCACACCCATTGTACCCTCCCCAAACCAGATAGATAACCTTTCACTCattacagaaagtctactgttcactcattaattagCCCACCAAAATGTCTCAATATCCTCCGTTTAAAAACCAACTTCCTCTATAACCACAAAAACTATGTTACCGTAGATGTTAGCCGGCGGCGACGACACCCAGCTCTGCCGACCGGAGCTGAGCGAAGCCGAGCCCACACCCCGAGTCCTCACCATCTTATCCTTCGTCTTGGAAAAGCTGGTGGCTCGCAACGACCAGCTTACAGGGCAGCCGTCGGAtgggttggggttggggttggtCTCGGCTCGGTTCGGGAAGACACTGAATGGGTTCCATGGGGTGAGAGCGCCGAGTATAAGCATAGCCAAGTATTTGGAGAGGATATATAAATTCACCAATTGCAGCCCGTCGTGTTTTGTGGTTGGGTTCGTTTATATAGACCGGGTGGTGCATAGACACCCTGAGTCGCTCGTGGTCTCCCTCAACGTGCATAGGTTGCTTTTGACTAGCGTCATGGTTGCCTCTAAGATGCTCGATGATGtgtaaactctctctctctctctctctctctctctctcgtatggTAATTGGTGTTTAGtttctttttagaaaaaaatttaaaatggcACCTGAATTTTGTATCAAATGTCACAGAGatacctgaacttaagtttatttcaattaaacacttgcactaacaaaatttccaaatttagacacctgaatttaagtttatttcaattaaacacctgtactaataaaatccccaaatttaaacccccgccgttatactccgtcccaaaaattgctgatatgacatctccaacccgtttaagttgccccattaCACATGTTTCCAATAGgggacgatgcacccaagcGAAACCCATCATTAGAAGTATGCCGAGCAGAAAGAAGAACtgggtttgggcaaaaaaacatgtgcaatgaggcaacttaaacgggttggagatgccatatCAGCAATTTTTGAGACGTAGTATAAtggcgggggtctaaatttggaaattttgttagtatagGTGTTtgattgaaataaacttaagttcaggtgcctaaatttggaaattttgttagtacagatgtttaattaaaataaatttaaattcAGGTGTCTCTATGATATTTGGTACAAAATTCAGgtgttgttttgaaattttccctgcTTT
The sequence above is drawn from the Rhododendron vialii isolate Sample 1 chromosome 6a, ASM3025357v1 genome and encodes:
- the LOC131330633 gene encoding putative zinc finger protein CONSTANS-LIKE 11 isoform X4, with product MEPLCQFCGVVRAVVYCKPDSARLCLRCDSCVHSANYLARRHSRSLICDKCNSQPAIVRCMDEKISLCQSCDWSNGNGCSGLGHSRQTLSCYSGCPSLAEFSRIWASVLDVPPSSSVGGGVCGGWGPMTSALPMNDIVGNENSVGLVASKLNELENRCAKFEPWIGPLITPNLNFLPQYSKDQTSLFPEGSNLSKTSSSGQQESMGFQSSHVAASPNLVQAISVSTNGMLVNPSCNRSINLGFPTGPVHSNISLPLSNITGESSVTDYQDCGLSPMFLTGESPWDSNLEVGCPEARDKAKMRYNEKKKTRIFYMFGVCRFGKQIRYASRKARADTRKRVKGRFVKAGEAYDYDPGKHGTSEPDHRFPSRAY
- the LOC131330633 gene encoding putative zinc finger protein CONSTANS-LIKE 11 isoform X2; the encoded protein is MEPLCQFCGVVRAVVYCKPDSARLCLRCDSCVHSANYLARRHSRSLICDKCNSQPAIVRCMDEKISLCQSCDWSNGNGCSGLGHSRQTLSCYSGCPSLAEFSRIWASVLDVPPSSSVGGGVCGGWGPMTSALPMNDIVGNENSVGLVASKLNELENRCAKFEPWIGPLITPNLNFLPQYSKDQTSLFPEGSNLSKGPSSYRNLELHEGEDLCEGLNIDDVALNFGSCDEMFDSSRSHSAFNFENGATDCQLMEKNASLTESSGHDENALETSSSGQQESMGFQSSHVAASPNLVQAISVSTNGMLVNPSCNRSINLGFPTGPVHSNISLPLSNITGESSVTDYQDCGLSPMFLTGESPWDSNLEVGCPEARDKAKMRYNEKKKTRMFGKQIRYASRKARADTRKRVKGRFVKAGEAYDYDPGKHGTSEPDHRFPSRAY
- the LOC131330634 gene encoding cyclin-U1-1, with the protein product MLAGGDDTQLCRPELSEAEPTPRVLTILSFVLEKLVARNDQLTGQPSDGLGLGLVSARFGKTLNGFHGVRAPSISIAKYLERIYKFTNCSPSCFVVGFVYIDRVVHRHPESLVVSLNVHRLLLTSVMVASKMLDDVHYNNAFYARVGGITNVELNKLELELLFLLDFGVTVSSRVFESYCLHLEKEMLWNNNGTAQKVERPITSNCVGDETEICVELE
- the LOC131330633 gene encoding putative zinc finger protein CONSTANS-LIKE 11 isoform X3, which codes for MEPLCQFCGVVRAVVYCKPDSARLCLRCDSCVHSANYLARRHSRSLICDKCNSQPAIVRCMDEKISLCQSCDWSNGNGCSGLGHSRQTLSCYSGCPSLAEFSRIWASVLDVPPSSSVGGGVCGGWGPMTSALPMNDIVGNENSVGLVASKLNELENRCAKFEPWIGPLITPNLNFLPQYSKDQTSLFPEGSNLSKGPSSYRNLELHEGEDLCEGLNIDDVALNFGSCDEMFDSSRSHSAFNFENGATDCQLMEKNASLTESSGHDENALEAISVSTNGMLVNPSCNRSINLGFPTGPVHSNISLPLSNITGESSVTDYQDCGLSPMFLTGESPWDSNLEVGCPEARDKAKMRYNEKKKTRIFYMFGVCRFGKQIRYASRKARADTRKRVKGRFVKAGEAYDYDPGKHGTSEPDHRFPSRAY
- the LOC131330633 gene encoding putative zinc finger protein CONSTANS-LIKE 11 isoform X1, which gives rise to MEPLCQFCGVVRAVVYCKPDSARLCLRCDSCVHSANYLARRHSRSLICDKCNSQPAIVRCMDEKISLCQSCDWSNGNGCSGLGHSRQTLSCYSGCPSLAEFSRIWASVLDVPPSSSVGGGVCGGWGPMTSALPMNDIVGNENSVGLVASKLNELENRCAKFEPWIGPLITPNLNFLPQYSKDQTSLFPEGSNLSKGPSSYRNLELHEGEDLCEGLNIDDVALNFGSCDEMFDSSRSHSAFNFENGATDCQLMEKNASLTESSGHDENALETSSSGQQESMGFQSSHVAASPNLVQAISVSTNGMLVNPSCNRSINLGFPTGPVHSNISLPLSNITGESSVTDYQDCGLSPMFLTGESPWDSNLEVGCPEARDKAKMRYNEKKKTRIFYMFGVCRFGKQIRYASRKARADTRKRVKGRFVKAGEAYDYDPGKHGTSEPDHRFPSRAY